A section of the Chlorocebus sabaeus isolate Y175 chromosome 17, mChlSab1.0.hap1, whole genome shotgun sequence genome encodes:
- the GLYATL3 gene encoding glycine N-acyltransferase-like protein 3, producing the protein MLVLNCSTKLLILEKMLKSCFPESLKVYGAVMNINRGNPFQKEVVLDSWPDFKAVITRRQREAETDNLDHYTNAYAVFYKDVRAYRQLLEECDVFNWNQVFQIQGLQSELYDVSKAVANSKQLNVKLTSFKAVHLSPVSTLPDTSFLKGPFPRLTYLSVAEADLLNRTWSRGGNEQCLRYIANLIACFPSVCVRDEKGNPVSWSLTDQFATICHGYTLPEHRRKGYSRLVALTLARKLQSRGFPSQGNVLDDNTASISLLKSLHAEFLPCRFHRLILTPATFSDLPHL; encoded by the exons ATGTTGGTGCTAAACTGTTCTACCAAATTACTGATACTGGAGAAAATGTTGAAGAGTTGCTTTCCTGAATCACTCAAG GTTTATGGAGCGGTGATGAACATAAATCGTGGGAACCCCTTTCAAAAGGAAGTGGTGTTGGATTCATGGCCAGATTTCAAAGCTGTTATCACCCGACGACAAAGAGAG GCTGAGACAGATAACCTTGATCATTATACTAATGCCTATGCTGTGTTCTACAAGGATGTCAGGGCTTATCGACAGCTATTGGAAGAATGTGATGTTTTTAACTGGAACCAAGTTTTTCAAATACAAG GGTTGCAGAGTGAGTTATATGATGTTTCCAAAGCGGTTGCCAACTCAAAGCAGTTGAATGTAAAGCTAACTTCCTTCAAGGCTGTTCATCTGTCTCCTGTTTCAACTCTGCCAGATACCAGTTTCCT CAAGGGGCCTTTCCCACGACTAACCTACCTGAGTGTTGCCGAAGCAGATCTACTCAACCGGACATGGTCGAGGGGAGGCAATGAACAATGTCTCCGGTACATCGCCAACCTCATCGCCTGCTTCCCTAGTGTGTGTGTCCGGGATGAGAAGGGAAACCCGGTCTCCTGGTCCCTCACAGACCAGTTTGCCACCATATGCCATGGGTACACCCTGCCAGAACATCGCAGGAAAGGTTACAGCCGGCTGGTGGCCCTCACGCTGGCCAGGAAGTTGCAAAGCCGGGGATTCCCCTCTCAGGGGAACGTCCTGGATGACAACACGGCATCGATAAGCCTACTGAAGAGTCTCCATGCTGAGTTCTTGCCTTGTCGCTTCCACAGGCTTATTCTCACCCCTGCGACTTTCTCTGACCTGCCTCACCTGTAG